In Gossypium arboreum isolate Shixiya-1 chromosome 6, ASM2569848v2, whole genome shotgun sequence, the following are encoded in one genomic region:
- the LOC108486226 gene encoding DExH-box ATP-dependent RNA helicase DExH9 isoform X3: MLQLTLMLLVWLVMTTEIWRSMQYKGSEIVREVAWVVFDEVHYMRDRERGVVWEESIVMAPKNSRFVFLSATVPNAKEFADWVAKVHKQPCHIVYTDYRPTPLQHYIFPARGDGLFLVVDEKGKFREDSFQKALNALVPTSESDKKRNNGKSQNGLVMGKVSEQSDIFKLVKMIIQRQYDPVIIFSFSKRECEFLAMQMAKMDLNDDDEKGNIETIFWSAMDMLSDDDKKLPQVSNMLPLLKRGIGVHHSGLLPILKEVIEILFQEGLIKCLFATETFSIGLNMPAKTVVFTNVRKFDGDKFRWISSGEYIQMSGRAGRRGIDARGICILMVDERMEPSTAKMMLKGNADSLNSAFHLSYNMLLNQLRCEEADPESMLRNSFYQFQADRSIPDLETQVKALEEERDSMIIEDEDSLKNYYSLIQQYKCLKNDIRDIVFSPKYCLPYMKSGRPICIQCIDDETSPSFSVEDHVTWGVLMDFHRVKSVIEDDACKRPEDASYALDILTRCNVSKDGVGKKKIKIVPLKEPGEPLVVSVPLSQVTSLSSARLNIPKDLLPLEARENALKKLSEFISRYATGMPLDPEEMNIQSNSYKKAVRRLEALENLFEKHDIAKSPLIEQKLKLLNRKEELTARIRSIKKTMRSSTALAFKDELKARKRVLRRLGYITSDDFVELKGKVACEISSADELTLTELMFSGVLKDVKAEEMVSLLSCFVWQEKLQDAAKPRDELELLFTQLQDTAWRIAKVQLECKVQIDVESFVSSFRPDIMEAVYAWAKGSKFYEIMEITQVFEGSLIRAIRRLEEVLQQLILAARSIGETELETKFEEAVSKIKRDIVFAASLYL, encoded by the exons ATGTTACAATTGACCCTAATGCTTCTTGTTTGGTTG GTGATGACCACGGAAATCTGGCGAAGTATGCAGTATAAAGGGTCCGAGATTGTTCGTGAGGTGGCATGGGTTGTTTTTGATGAAGTGCATTACATGCGTGATCGCGAGAGAGGTGTTGTCTGGGAAGAGAGTATTGTTATGGCACCGAAGAACTCTCGATTTGTATTTCTTTCAGCAACTGTACCTAATGCGAAGGAATTTGCTGATTGGGTGGCCAAG GTCCACAAACAACCATGCCACATAGTTTACACCGATTATAGGCCAACCCCTCTTCAGCATTATATTTTCCCTGCTAGAGGTGATGGTCTGTTTTTGGTGGTAGATGAGAAAGGAAAATTTCGGGAGGATAGCTTTCAGAAAGCGTTAAATGCATTAGTTCCTACAAGTGAAAGTGACAAGAAAAGAAATAATGGTAAATCACAAAATGGGTTAGTGATGGGAAAAGTTAGTGAACAAAGTGACATCTTCAAGTTGGTGAAAATGATCATTCAGCGACAGTACGATCCTGTAATAATTTTTAGCTTTAGCAAAAGGGAATGTGAATTTCTTGCAATGCAG ATGGCAAAGATGGATTTAAATGATGACGATGAGAAAGGAAATATAGAAACAATCTTTTGGAGTGCCATGGATATGCTTTCTGATGATGATAAGAAGCTACCTCAG GTGTCAAACATGTTACCGCTTTTGAAACGTGGAATAGGTGTGCATCATTCTGGTTTGCTTCCAATTTTAAAGGAAGTGATAGAGATATTATTTCAGGAAGGACTGATTAAG TGTTTGTTTGCCACAGAGACCTTCAGTATTGGGTTAAACATGCCCGCTAAAACTGTCGTGTTTACAAATGTTCGTAAATTTGATGGGGACAAGTTTAGATGGATATCTAGTGGAGAATACATTCAAATGAGTGGCCGTGCTGGTCGTCGAGGAATTGATGCACGTGGAATATGCATTCTTATGGTGGATGAAAGGATGGAACCATCTACGGCTAAAATGATGCTCAAGGGAAATGCTGATAGTTTGAACAG TGCCTTCCACCTAAGCTACAATATGCTATTGAATCAATTGCGCTGTGAAGAGGCTGATCCTGAAAGTATGCTTCGTAATTCATTCTATCAGTTTCAAGCAGATCGTTCAATTCCTGACCTTGAG ACACAAGTAAAGGCTCTTGAAGAAGAGAGGGATTCCATGATAATTGAAGACGAAGATAGTTTGAAGAATTATTACAGTCTAATTCAGCAATACAAATGTTTGAAGAATGATATTCGTGATATTGTGTTTTCTCCAAAGTATTGTCTACCCTATATGAAATCTGGCAGGCCTATTTGTATACAATGCATTGATGATGAAACATCTCCATCTTTCTCTGTTGAGGATCATGTTACCTGGGGTGTTTTAATGGACTTTCATAGAGTGAAAAGTGTTATTGAAG ATGATGCCTGTAAAAGACCAGAAGATGCAAGTTATGCCCTTGATATTCTTACAAGATGTAATGTGAGCAAAGATGGTGTTGGGAAGAAAAAAATTAAGATCGTCCCTTTGAAAGAGCCTGGAGAACCTCTTGTTGTTTCTGTCCCTCTCTCTCAG GTTACTAGTTTAAGTAGTGCACGCTTGAACATACCCAAAGATCTTCTGCCATTAGAAGCTCGCGAGAATGCCTTGAAGAAGCTTTCAGAATTTATTTCTAGATATGCTACTGGAATGCCCCTGGATCCTGAAGAAATGAAT ATTCAAAGCAACTCATATAAAAAGGCTGTCCGTAGGTTGGAGGCATTAGAGAACCTGTTTGAAAAGCATGACATTGCAAAATCCCCGCTTATTGAGCAAAAGCTTAAACTTTTGAACAGGAAGGAAGAGTTGACAGCCAGGATCAGATCAATTAAGAAAACAATGCGTTCTTCCACAGCCTTGGCTTTTAAAGATGAGCTTAAGGCCAGAAAACGGGTTCTGAGGAGGCTAGG ATATATTACAAGTGATGATTTTGTTGAGTTGAAGGGCAAGGTTGCTTGTGAGATCAGTAGTGCTGATGAGTTGACTCTTACAGAGCTTATGTTCAGTGGTGTTCTGAAAGATGTAAAGGCAGAAGAAATGGTGTCTCTTCTCTCTTGTTTTGTTTGGCAGGAGAAGCTCCAAGATGCTGCAAAGCCCAGGGATGAATTAGAGCTGCTCTTTACACAACTACAAGATACTGCATGGAGGATTGCCAAAGTTCAGCTTGAGTGCAAG GTTCAAATTGATGTAGAGAGCTTCGTAAGTTCATTTCGGCCTGATATAATGGAAGCTGTATATGCTTGGGCAAAAGGATCCAAGTTCTATGAGATTATGGAAATTACACAGGTTTTTGAGGGCAGCTTAATCAGAGCCATCAGACGACTGGAAGAAGTTCTTCAGCAGCTTATTTTAGCAGCCAGGTCTATTGGCGAGACAGAGCTCGAAACAAAATTTGAAGAGGCTGTCTCTAAGATTAAAAGAGACATAGTGTTTGCAGCATCTCTATACTTGTAG
- the LOC108486226 gene encoding DExH-box ATP-dependent RNA helicase DExH9 isoform X2 codes for MESLKRKSDEGISSESPPPPQKKKHHGEDVSPLAEEAVGCVHDVSYPEGYVPSASSLQFPADSKPAKEFPFTLDPFQSEAINCLNRDESVLVSAHTSAGKTVVALYAIAMSLRNNQRVIYTSPIKALSNQKYREFKEEFSDVGLMTGDVTIDPNASCLVMTTEIWRSMQYKGSEIVREVAWVVFDEVHYMRDRERGVVWEESIVMAPKNSRFVFLSATVPNAKEFADWVAKVHKQPCHIVYTDYRPTPLQHYIFPARGDGLFLVVDEKGKFREDSFQKALNALVPTSESDKKRNNGKSQNGLVMGKVSEQSDIFKLVKMIIQRQYDPVIIFSFSKRECEFLAMQMAKMDLNDDDEKGNIETIFWSAMDMLSDDDKKLPQVSNMLPLLKRGIGVHHSGLLPILKEVIEILFQEGLIKCLFATETFSIGLNMPAKTVVFTNVRKFDGDKFRWISSGEYIQMSGRAGRRGIDARGICILMVDERMEPSTAKMMLKGNADSLNSAFHLSYNMLLNQLRCEEADPESMLRNSFYQFQADRSIPDLETQVKALEEERDSMIIEDEDSLKNYYSLIQQYKCLKNDIRDIVFSPKYCLPYMKSGRPICIQCIDDETSPSFSVEDHVTWGVLMDFHRVKSVIEDDACKRPEDASYALDILTRCNVSKDGVGKKKIKIVPLKEPGEPLVVSVPLSQVTSLSSARLNIPKDLLPLEARENALKKLSEFISRYATGMPLDPEEMNIQSNSYKKAVRRLEALENLFEKHDIAKSPLIEQKLKLLNRKEELTARIRSIKKTMRSSTALAFKDELKARKRVLRRLGYITSDDFVELKGKVACEISSADELTLTELMFSGVLKDVKAEEMVSLLSCFVWQEKLQDAAKPRDELELLFTQLQDTAWRIAKVQLECKCLFSGSN; via the exons ATGGAATCCTTGAAGAGGAAGTCAGATGAGGGTATATCCTCTGAGTCTCCTCCGCCGCCGCAGAAGAAGAAACATCACGGTGAAGACGTCTCACCGTTGGCGGAGGAAGCCGTCGGATGTGTCCATGATGTTTCATATCCTGAAGGTTATGTTCCTTCTGCTTCCTCTTTACAATTTCCAGCTGACTCTAAACCTGCCAAGGAGTTTCCTTTCACGCTTGATCCCTTTCAGTCTGAAGCTATTAACTGCCTCAATCGTGACGAATCTGTCCTT GTATCGGCACATACATCAGCAGGCAAAACTGTAGTAGCTTTATATGCTATTGCTATGTCTTTGCGGAATAATCAGCGTGTTATATATACTTCACCTATTAAGGCTCTCAGCAATCAGAAGTATAGGGAGTTTAAAGAGGAGTTTTCCGATGTCGGTTTGATGACTGGAGATGTTACAATTGACCCTAATGCTTCTTGTTTG GTGATGACCACGGAAATCTGGCGAAGTATGCAGTATAAAGGGTCCGAGATTGTTCGTGAGGTGGCATGGGTTGTTTTTGATGAAGTGCATTACATGCGTGATCGCGAGAGAGGTGTTGTCTGGGAAGAGAGTATTGTTATGGCACCGAAGAACTCTCGATTTGTATTTCTTTCAGCAACTGTACCTAATGCGAAGGAATTTGCTGATTGGGTGGCCAAG GTCCACAAACAACCATGCCACATAGTTTACACCGATTATAGGCCAACCCCTCTTCAGCATTATATTTTCCCTGCTAGAGGTGATGGTCTGTTTTTGGTGGTAGATGAGAAAGGAAAATTTCGGGAGGATAGCTTTCAGAAAGCGTTAAATGCATTAGTTCCTACAAGTGAAAGTGACAAGAAAAGAAATAATGGTAAATCACAAAATGGGTTAGTGATGGGAAAAGTTAGTGAACAAAGTGACATCTTCAAGTTGGTGAAAATGATCATTCAGCGACAGTACGATCCTGTAATAATTTTTAGCTTTAGCAAAAGGGAATGTGAATTTCTTGCAATGCAG ATGGCAAAGATGGATTTAAATGATGACGATGAGAAAGGAAATATAGAAACAATCTTTTGGAGTGCCATGGATATGCTTTCTGATGATGATAAGAAGCTACCTCAG GTGTCAAACATGTTACCGCTTTTGAAACGTGGAATAGGTGTGCATCATTCTGGTTTGCTTCCAATTTTAAAGGAAGTGATAGAGATATTATTTCAGGAAGGACTGATTAAG TGTTTGTTTGCCACAGAGACCTTCAGTATTGGGTTAAACATGCCCGCTAAAACTGTCGTGTTTACAAATGTTCGTAAATTTGATGGGGACAAGTTTAGATGGATATCTAGTGGAGAATACATTCAAATGAGTGGCCGTGCTGGTCGTCGAGGAATTGATGCACGTGGAATATGCATTCTTATGGTGGATGAAAGGATGGAACCATCTACGGCTAAAATGATGCTCAAGGGAAATGCTGATAGTTTGAACAG TGCCTTCCACCTAAGCTACAATATGCTATTGAATCAATTGCGCTGTGAAGAGGCTGATCCTGAAAGTATGCTTCGTAATTCATTCTATCAGTTTCAAGCAGATCGTTCAATTCCTGACCTTGAG ACACAAGTAAAGGCTCTTGAAGAAGAGAGGGATTCCATGATAATTGAAGACGAAGATAGTTTGAAGAATTATTACAGTCTAATTCAGCAATACAAATGTTTGAAGAATGATATTCGTGATATTGTGTTTTCTCCAAAGTATTGTCTACCCTATATGAAATCTGGCAGGCCTATTTGTATACAATGCATTGATGATGAAACATCTCCATCTTTCTCTGTTGAGGATCATGTTACCTGGGGTGTTTTAATGGACTTTCATAGAGTGAAAAGTGTTATTGAAG ATGATGCCTGTAAAAGACCAGAAGATGCAAGTTATGCCCTTGATATTCTTACAAGATGTAATGTGAGCAAAGATGGTGTTGGGAAGAAAAAAATTAAGATCGTCCCTTTGAAAGAGCCTGGAGAACCTCTTGTTGTTTCTGTCCCTCTCTCTCAG GTTACTAGTTTAAGTAGTGCACGCTTGAACATACCCAAAGATCTTCTGCCATTAGAAGCTCGCGAGAATGCCTTGAAGAAGCTTTCAGAATTTATTTCTAGATATGCTACTGGAATGCCCCTGGATCCTGAAGAAATGAAT ATTCAAAGCAACTCATATAAAAAGGCTGTCCGTAGGTTGGAGGCATTAGAGAACCTGTTTGAAAAGCATGACATTGCAAAATCCCCGCTTATTGAGCAAAAGCTTAAACTTTTGAACAGGAAGGAAGAGTTGACAGCCAGGATCAGATCAATTAAGAAAACAATGCGTTCTTCCACAGCCTTGGCTTTTAAAGATGAGCTTAAGGCCAGAAAACGGGTTCTGAGGAGGCTAGG ATATATTACAAGTGATGATTTTGTTGAGTTGAAGGGCAAGGTTGCTTGTGAGATCAGTAGTGCTGATGAGTTGACTCTTACAGAGCTTATGTTCAGTGGTGTTCTGAAAGATGTAAAGGCAGAAGAAATGGTGTCTCTTCTCTCTTGTTTTGTTTGGCAGGAGAAGCTCCAAGATGCTGCAAAGCCCAGGGATGAATTAGAGCTGCTCTTTACACAACTACAAGATACTGCATGGAGGATTGCCAAAGTTCAGCTTGAGTGCAAG TGTTTATTTTCAGGTTCAAATTGA
- the LOC108486226 gene encoding DExH-box ATP-dependent RNA helicase DExH9 isoform X1, with protein MESLKRKSDEGISSESPPPPQKKKHHGEDVSPLAEEAVGCVHDVSYPEGYVPSASSLQFPADSKPAKEFPFTLDPFQSEAINCLNRDESVLVSAHTSAGKTVVALYAIAMSLRNNQRVIYTSPIKALSNQKYREFKEEFSDVGLMTGDVTIDPNASCLVMTTEIWRSMQYKGSEIVREVAWVVFDEVHYMRDRERGVVWEESIVMAPKNSRFVFLSATVPNAKEFADWVAKVHKQPCHIVYTDYRPTPLQHYIFPARGDGLFLVVDEKGKFREDSFQKALNALVPTSESDKKRNNGKSQNGLVMGKVSEQSDIFKLVKMIIQRQYDPVIIFSFSKRECEFLAMQMAKMDLNDDDEKGNIETIFWSAMDMLSDDDKKLPQVSNMLPLLKRGIGVHHSGLLPILKEVIEILFQEGLIKCLFATETFSIGLNMPAKTVVFTNVRKFDGDKFRWISSGEYIQMSGRAGRRGIDARGICILMVDERMEPSTAKMMLKGNADSLNSAFHLSYNMLLNQLRCEEADPESMLRNSFYQFQADRSIPDLETQVKALEEERDSMIIEDEDSLKNYYSLIQQYKCLKNDIRDIVFSPKYCLPYMKSGRPICIQCIDDETSPSFSVEDHVTWGVLMDFHRVKSVIEDDACKRPEDASYALDILTRCNVSKDGVGKKKIKIVPLKEPGEPLVVSVPLSQVTSLSSARLNIPKDLLPLEARENALKKLSEFISRYATGMPLDPEEMNIQSNSYKKAVRRLEALENLFEKHDIAKSPLIEQKLKLLNRKEELTARIRSIKKTMRSSTALAFKDELKARKRVLRRLGYITSDDFVELKGKVACEISSADELTLTELMFSGVLKDVKAEEMVSLLSCFVWQEKLQDAAKPRDELELLFTQLQDTAWRIAKVQLECKVQIDVESFVSSFRPDIMEAVYAWAKGSKFYEIMEITQVFEGSLIRAIRRLEEVLQQLILAARSIGETELETKFEEAVSKIKRDIVFAASLYL; from the exons ATGGAATCCTTGAAGAGGAAGTCAGATGAGGGTATATCCTCTGAGTCTCCTCCGCCGCCGCAGAAGAAGAAACATCACGGTGAAGACGTCTCACCGTTGGCGGAGGAAGCCGTCGGATGTGTCCATGATGTTTCATATCCTGAAGGTTATGTTCCTTCTGCTTCCTCTTTACAATTTCCAGCTGACTCTAAACCTGCCAAGGAGTTTCCTTTCACGCTTGATCCCTTTCAGTCTGAAGCTATTAACTGCCTCAATCGTGACGAATCTGTCCTT GTATCGGCACATACATCAGCAGGCAAAACTGTAGTAGCTTTATATGCTATTGCTATGTCTTTGCGGAATAATCAGCGTGTTATATATACTTCACCTATTAAGGCTCTCAGCAATCAGAAGTATAGGGAGTTTAAAGAGGAGTTTTCCGATGTCGGTTTGATGACTGGAGATGTTACAATTGACCCTAATGCTTCTTGTTTG GTGATGACCACGGAAATCTGGCGAAGTATGCAGTATAAAGGGTCCGAGATTGTTCGTGAGGTGGCATGGGTTGTTTTTGATGAAGTGCATTACATGCGTGATCGCGAGAGAGGTGTTGTCTGGGAAGAGAGTATTGTTATGGCACCGAAGAACTCTCGATTTGTATTTCTTTCAGCAACTGTACCTAATGCGAAGGAATTTGCTGATTGGGTGGCCAAG GTCCACAAACAACCATGCCACATAGTTTACACCGATTATAGGCCAACCCCTCTTCAGCATTATATTTTCCCTGCTAGAGGTGATGGTCTGTTTTTGGTGGTAGATGAGAAAGGAAAATTTCGGGAGGATAGCTTTCAGAAAGCGTTAAATGCATTAGTTCCTACAAGTGAAAGTGACAAGAAAAGAAATAATGGTAAATCACAAAATGGGTTAGTGATGGGAAAAGTTAGTGAACAAAGTGACATCTTCAAGTTGGTGAAAATGATCATTCAGCGACAGTACGATCCTGTAATAATTTTTAGCTTTAGCAAAAGGGAATGTGAATTTCTTGCAATGCAG ATGGCAAAGATGGATTTAAATGATGACGATGAGAAAGGAAATATAGAAACAATCTTTTGGAGTGCCATGGATATGCTTTCTGATGATGATAAGAAGCTACCTCAG GTGTCAAACATGTTACCGCTTTTGAAACGTGGAATAGGTGTGCATCATTCTGGTTTGCTTCCAATTTTAAAGGAAGTGATAGAGATATTATTTCAGGAAGGACTGATTAAG TGTTTGTTTGCCACAGAGACCTTCAGTATTGGGTTAAACATGCCCGCTAAAACTGTCGTGTTTACAAATGTTCGTAAATTTGATGGGGACAAGTTTAGATGGATATCTAGTGGAGAATACATTCAAATGAGTGGCCGTGCTGGTCGTCGAGGAATTGATGCACGTGGAATATGCATTCTTATGGTGGATGAAAGGATGGAACCATCTACGGCTAAAATGATGCTCAAGGGAAATGCTGATAGTTTGAACAG TGCCTTCCACCTAAGCTACAATATGCTATTGAATCAATTGCGCTGTGAAGAGGCTGATCCTGAAAGTATGCTTCGTAATTCATTCTATCAGTTTCAAGCAGATCGTTCAATTCCTGACCTTGAG ACACAAGTAAAGGCTCTTGAAGAAGAGAGGGATTCCATGATAATTGAAGACGAAGATAGTTTGAAGAATTATTACAGTCTAATTCAGCAATACAAATGTTTGAAGAATGATATTCGTGATATTGTGTTTTCTCCAAAGTATTGTCTACCCTATATGAAATCTGGCAGGCCTATTTGTATACAATGCATTGATGATGAAACATCTCCATCTTTCTCTGTTGAGGATCATGTTACCTGGGGTGTTTTAATGGACTTTCATAGAGTGAAAAGTGTTATTGAAG ATGATGCCTGTAAAAGACCAGAAGATGCAAGTTATGCCCTTGATATTCTTACAAGATGTAATGTGAGCAAAGATGGTGTTGGGAAGAAAAAAATTAAGATCGTCCCTTTGAAAGAGCCTGGAGAACCTCTTGTTGTTTCTGTCCCTCTCTCTCAG GTTACTAGTTTAAGTAGTGCACGCTTGAACATACCCAAAGATCTTCTGCCATTAGAAGCTCGCGAGAATGCCTTGAAGAAGCTTTCAGAATTTATTTCTAGATATGCTACTGGAATGCCCCTGGATCCTGAAGAAATGAAT ATTCAAAGCAACTCATATAAAAAGGCTGTCCGTAGGTTGGAGGCATTAGAGAACCTGTTTGAAAAGCATGACATTGCAAAATCCCCGCTTATTGAGCAAAAGCTTAAACTTTTGAACAGGAAGGAAGAGTTGACAGCCAGGATCAGATCAATTAAGAAAACAATGCGTTCTTCCACAGCCTTGGCTTTTAAAGATGAGCTTAAGGCCAGAAAACGGGTTCTGAGGAGGCTAGG ATATATTACAAGTGATGATTTTGTTGAGTTGAAGGGCAAGGTTGCTTGTGAGATCAGTAGTGCTGATGAGTTGACTCTTACAGAGCTTATGTTCAGTGGTGTTCTGAAAGATGTAAAGGCAGAAGAAATGGTGTCTCTTCTCTCTTGTTTTGTTTGGCAGGAGAAGCTCCAAGATGCTGCAAAGCCCAGGGATGAATTAGAGCTGCTCTTTACACAACTACAAGATACTGCATGGAGGATTGCCAAAGTTCAGCTTGAGTGCAAG GTTCAAATTGATGTAGAGAGCTTCGTAAGTTCATTTCGGCCTGATATAATGGAAGCTGTATATGCTTGGGCAAAAGGATCCAAGTTCTATGAGATTATGGAAATTACACAGGTTTTTGAGGGCAGCTTAATCAGAGCCATCAGACGACTGGAAGAAGTTCTTCAGCAGCTTATTTTAGCAGCCAGGTCTATTGGCGAGACAGAGCTCGAAACAAAATTTGAAGAGGCTGTCTCTAAGATTAAAAGAGACATAGTGTTTGCAGCATCTCTATACTTGTAG